A genome region from Akkermansiaceae bacterium includes the following:
- a CDS encoding PEP-CTERM sorting domain-containing protein: protein MKIKKTATTLTAVLGLALCTSAHAATLFADTFDRANGDDLNASTTGKSGSLGALDWLETSGPTSGTLGAGGSIVSNQLQLGEEGAGGGWALAYLDHNFIDTSITTNRNFSVSVDIVNSDTGGATRYAGIVVGGPASRYSGWSSNNPATENVDFYIGYDGSGTEQFRIWENGVLTTTTNLSFVEPDTLRVDFTNVTNFTLGTTINYEVFNNGSSVATGDFTWSGTNQNYLGLFTNWTAGGAELDNFSVTTVPEPGTTALVGLCGLALILRRRK, encoded by the coding sequence ATGAAAATTAAAAAAACAGCCACAACTCTCACTGCCGTTCTCGGGCTCGCCCTGTGCACTTCCGCCCATGCGGCCACGCTCTTCGCCGATACCTTTGACCGCGCTAATGGCGATGATCTCAACGCCTCTACCACCGGCAAATCCGGCAGCCTCGGTGCCTTGGACTGGCTTGAAACCAGTGGCCCTACCAGCGGCACCCTTGGTGCTGGAGGTAGCATTGTAAGTAATCAACTCCAACTCGGTGAAGAGGGTGCCGGCGGCGGGTGGGCGTTGGCATATCTGGACCACAACTTTATCGATACCTCGATCACTACCAATCGCAATTTCAGCGTTTCGGTTGATATCGTGAACTCTGACACCGGCGGGGCCACCCGGTATGCAGGTATTGTTGTCGGCGGACCGGCGAGCAGATATTCGGGTTGGTCGAGTAACAACCCCGCTACTGAAAATGTGGATTTCTACATCGGTTACGATGGCTCTGGCACTGAGCAGTTCAGAATCTGGGAGAATGGCGTGCTGACAACCACTACCAACCTCTCATTTGTCGAGCCCGATACACTGCGCGTCGATTTTACAAACGTGACAAACTTCACCCTAGGCACCACGATCAATTATGAGGTTTTCAACAACGGATCTTCCGTTGCAACAGGAGATTTCACCTGGTCTGGCACGAACCAGAATTACCTCGGTCTTTTCACGAACTGGACCGCTGGCGGGGCTGAATTGGATAACTTCTCGGTGACCACCGTTCCTGAGCCGGGCACCACCGCCCTGGTAGGACTCTGCGGACTCGCCCTGATCCTCCGCCGTCGCAAGTAA
- the recQ gene encoding DNA helicase RecQ, whose amino-acid sequence MHDPLAALLKQFFGYDSFRPLQQEIIAATMAGKDVVAILPTGAGKSLTFQLLALAEDGVTLVISPLIALMKDQVDSLTASGIPATFLNSSLDPAEARDRSESLSRGDYKLLYAAPERVMTPGFIADLKRWNIRRIAVDEAHCISEWGHDFRPEYRQLAQLRKHLPGIPFLALTATATPKVRQDIARQLQMESPENFLASFNRPNLSYSIIPKSKPARQVFEFVHSRREESGIIYLQSRKSTEAMAATLKAEGIPAIAYHAGLDPATRAKNQEAFIRDEARIVCATVAFGMGINKPDVRYVIHADLPKNIEGYYQETGRAGRDGLPSACLLLYSRGDLMKNLRFLENATDPEAAKIAEIQMRQMADFAETSTCRRTALLKYFGETWPDENCGGCDACLNPPEQYDATRNVQKLLSCIIRAKQAAGFSTGANHIAQVLAGANTAKVREYGHDKITTYGIGADTPREEWAALARQLVSLGLIDASPDNFHTLNVSPKGSELLRSRETILLSRIPFSETTGDSAKLSRTGNIPCDEALFQSLRTLRKTIADARSVPPYVIFGDTPLRHMARRYPQTKADFLNIPGVGTQKLEDYGQAFMQEIRSHLSSNERQTFEPLSTPPTPKMRSGDGLSVTQLETLNQYRSGKSICQIAKTRDMVTSTIAGHLAAAIANGKITPDPRDFYSQADEKRIDAALAATEDGLSKLGAIHNTLNGEIPYETLKLYAAFKSMETPA is encoded by the coding sequence ATGCATGACCCTCTTGCCGCCCTCCTAAAACAATTCTTCGGCTACGACTCCTTTCGCCCGCTCCAGCAGGAAATCATTGCCGCCACCATGGCCGGAAAGGACGTCGTCGCCATCCTCCCCACCGGTGCCGGGAAATCCCTCACCTTCCAGCTCCTCGCCCTTGCGGAAGACGGAGTCACCCTCGTCATCTCCCCTCTCATCGCCCTGATGAAGGACCAGGTCGATTCCCTCACTGCCTCCGGCATCCCCGCCACGTTCCTCAACTCCTCCCTCGACCCCGCCGAAGCCCGCGACCGCTCCGAATCCCTCTCACGCGGCGATTACAAGCTCCTCTACGCCGCCCCCGAACGCGTCATGACCCCAGGCTTCATCGCCGATCTGAAACGCTGGAACATCAGACGCATCGCCGTCGATGAAGCCCACTGCATCTCCGAGTGGGGCCATGACTTCCGCCCGGAATACCGCCAGCTCGCCCAACTCCGCAAACACCTTCCCGGCATCCCTTTCCTGGCCCTAACAGCCACCGCCACCCCAAAAGTCCGCCAGGACATCGCCCGCCAGCTCCAGATGGAGTCTCCGGAAAATTTCCTCGCGTCCTTCAACCGCCCCAACCTCTCTTATTCGATCATCCCGAAATCCAAGCCCGCCCGCCAGGTCTTCGAGTTCGTCCACAGCCGCCGCGAGGAATCCGGCATCATCTACCTCCAGTCCCGCAAATCCACCGAGGCCATGGCCGCCACACTCAAGGCCGAGGGCATCCCCGCCATCGCCTACCATGCCGGGCTCGACCCCGCCACCCGCGCGAAAAACCAAGAAGCCTTCATCCGCGACGAAGCCCGCATCGTCTGCGCAACCGTCGCCTTCGGCATGGGCATCAACAAACCCGACGTCCGGTACGTCATCCACGCAGACCTCCCGAAAAACATCGAGGGCTACTACCAGGAAACCGGCCGCGCAGGCCGTGACGGCCTCCCCTCCGCGTGCCTGCTGCTCTACTCCCGCGGCGACCTCATGAAAAACCTCCGCTTCCTCGAAAACGCCACCGACCCGGAAGCCGCGAAAATCGCCGAGATCCAGATGCGCCAGATGGCCGATTTCGCCGAAACCTCCACCTGCCGCCGCACAGCCCTCCTGAAATACTTCGGCGAAACATGGCCGGATGAAAACTGCGGCGGCTGCGATGCCTGCCTCAATCCCCCCGAGCAATACGACGCCACCCGAAACGTCCAAAAGCTCCTCTCCTGCATCATCCGGGCCAAACAGGCCGCCGGTTTCTCCACCGGAGCCAACCACATCGCCCAAGTCCTTGCCGGAGCCAACACCGCCAAAGTCCGCGAATACGGCCACGACAAGATCACCACCTACGGCATCGGCGCCGACACCCCCCGCGAGGAATGGGCCGCCCTCGCCCGCCAACTGGTCTCCCTCGGCCTCATCGACGCCTCCCCGGACAACTTCCATACGCTCAACGTCTCCCCCAAAGGCTCCGAACTCCTCAGATCCCGCGAAACCATCCTCCTCTCCCGCATCCCGTTTTCCGAAACCACAGGGGACTCCGCGAAACTCTCCCGCACCGGAAACATCCCCTGCGACGAAGCCCTCTTCCAATCCCTCCGCACCCTGCGGAAAACCATCGCTGACGCGAGATCCGTCCCGCCCTACGTCATTTTCGGAGACACCCCCCTCCGCCACATGGCTCGTCGCTACCCGCAGACCAAGGCGGATTTCCTCAATATCCCCGGCGTTGGCACCCAGAAACTCGAAGACTACGGCCAAGCCTTCATGCAGGAAATCAGATCCCACCTCAGCTCCAACGAAAGGCAAACCTTCGAACCGCTCTCCACCCCGCCGACGCCGAAAATGAGAAGCGGGGACGGCCTCAGCGTCACCCAGCTCGAAACCCTGAACCAATACAGGTCCGGCAAGTCCATCTGCCAAATCGCGAAGACCCGCGACATGGTCACCAGCACCATCGCCGGCCACCTCGCCGCCGCCATCGCCAACGGGAAAATCACCCCCGATCCCCGCGATTTTTACTCCCAAGCCGATGAAAAACGCATCGATGCCGCCCTCGCCGCCACAGAGGACGGCCTTTCCAAGCTCGGCGCCATCCACAACACCCTCAACGGCGAGATCCCCTATGAAACCCTGAAACTATACGCCGCCTTCAAATCCATGGAGACCCCCGCATAG
- a CDS encoding calcium/sodium antiporter, whose protein sequence is MLAAIAFLVVGLVLLVYSADFLVKGASNLAAAVGISPLVVGLTVVAFGTSAPELAVSVMAAFNGQDDIAVGNVVGSNIFNVLFILGISALIIPLVVHAQLVRFDVPVMIAVSVLLYLLSMDGLISRVDGLVLFALLVAYVVFLLRLSKKEKDAGVLSEYEQEYGKPAAGPKWIKNLAFVIGGVAGLVLGSDRLVYGAVFIAKHFGVSELIIGLTIISAGTSLPEVATSVVAALKGERDIAVGNVVGSNIFNILTVLGISSIITPLRVAEAALNFDILFMIAIAVAALPVFFHGYKIGRMSGFLFLAFYVAYIVYLILGAQGHAAFGGYRHVMLLYVAPATGLLLGGLLVSAIRNRKNLA, encoded by the coding sequence ATGCTTGCTGCCATCGCGTTCCTTGTCGTCGGTCTTGTTCTCCTTGTTTATTCCGCCGACTTCCTGGTGAAAGGCGCTTCCAATCTAGCGGCTGCGGTGGGGATTTCGCCGCTGGTGGTGGGCTTGACCGTGGTGGCCTTCGGGACAAGCGCACCGGAGCTGGCGGTCTCGGTGATGGCGGCGTTCAACGGGCAGGATGACATCGCGGTGGGCAATGTGGTCGGCAGCAACATTTTCAATGTTCTTTTCATCCTGGGGATTTCGGCGCTGATCATCCCGCTGGTGGTGCATGCGCAGCTGGTGCGCTTCGATGTCCCGGTGATGATCGCCGTCTCGGTGCTGCTTTACCTGCTCTCGATGGACGGCCTGATCTCCCGCGTGGATGGCCTCGTGCTGTTTGCGCTACTTGTGGCCTATGTCGTTTTCCTCCTCCGCCTCTCCAAGAAGGAAAAGGACGCGGGGGTGCTCTCCGAGTACGAGCAGGAATACGGCAAGCCAGCGGCCGGTCCGAAATGGATCAAGAACCTGGCGTTTGTGATCGGGGGCGTGGCCGGGTTGGTGCTGGGTTCCGACCGGCTGGTGTACGGGGCGGTTTTCATCGCGAAACATTTCGGGGTGTCCGAGCTGATCATCGGGCTGACGATCATTTCCGCAGGCACCTCGCTGCCGGAGGTTGCTACCTCGGTGGTGGCGGCCTTGAAGGGTGAGAGGGACATCGCGGTGGGCAATGTCGTCGGCAGCAACATTTTCAACATCCTGACGGTGCTCGGGATCTCCTCGATCATCACCCCGCTGAGGGTGGCGGAAGCGGCCCTGAATTTCGATATCCTGTTCATGATCGCCATCGCGGTGGCGGCGCTTCCGGTGTTTTTCCACGGCTACAAGATCGGGCGGATGAGCGGGTTTTTGTTCCTCGCTTTCTACGTGGCCTACATCGTTTACCTGATCCTCGGAGCCCAGGGGCATGCGGCCTTTGGCGGCTACCGCCATGTGATGCTGCTCTATGTGGCTCCGGCGACGGGATTGCTGCTTGGCGGGCTTCTTGTCAGCGCCATCCGCAATCGGAAAAACCTCGCCTAG
- a CDS encoding calcium/sodium antiporter → MILAITYLIVGLVLLVFAADWLVKGAANIASALGISPLVVGLTVVAFGTSAPELAVSVMSAFRGQADLAVGNVVGSNIFNILVILGISALIIPLVVHAQLIRFDVPVMIFLSLLLFGLSFDGTISRIDGFILFAMALAYVGFLLRQSRKEKDAGVLSEYEEEYGKKGEDPAWAKNTALVVLGIAGLVLGSDRLVFGAVFIARHFGVSELIIGLTIISVGTSLPEVATSVVAALKGERDIAVGNVVGSNIFNIVTVLGISSIVAPAGIAVARQAIEFDMLFMIAIALAALPVFFHGYRIGRMSGFFFLAFYGAYLAYLILGATGHPAFPGFRHAMLVFVAPATGLALVVMLIRAIGQPKNPA, encoded by the coding sequence ATGATACTTGCCATAACATACCTCATCGTCGGGCTGGTGCTCCTTGTCTTCGCTGCCGACTGGCTGGTGAAAGGCGCGGCCAACATCGCCTCCGCGCTGGGGATCTCACCGCTGGTCGTGGGGCTGACGGTGGTGGCCTTCGGGACGAGCGCGCCGGAGCTGGCGGTCTCCGTGATGTCCGCCTTCAGGGGGCAGGCGGATCTGGCGGTGGGAAACGTGGTGGGCAGCAATATCTTCAACATCCTTGTCATCCTTGGCATCTCCGCGCTCATCATCCCGCTGGTGGTTCACGCGCAGCTGATCCGCTTTGATGTGCCTGTGATGATTTTCCTGTCGCTGCTGCTCTTCGGGCTGAGCTTCGACGGGACGATCTCGCGGATCGACGGGTTCATCCTCTTCGCGATGGCGTTGGCCTATGTGGGCTTCCTGCTGCGCCAGTCACGGAAAGAAAAGGATGCCGGTGTGCTCAGCGAGTATGAGGAGGAGTATGGGAAAAAGGGGGAGGACCCGGCGTGGGCGAAAAACACCGCCCTGGTGGTGCTCGGGATTGCCGGGTTGGTCTTGGGATCGGACAGGCTGGTTTTCGGTGCCGTGTTCATCGCCAGGCATTTCGGCGTCTCCGAGCTGATCATCGGGCTGACAATCATTTCCGTGGGGACATCTTTGCCGGAGGTGGCGACATCGGTGGTGGCCGCGCTGAAAGGCGAGCGGGACATTGCGGTTGGCAACGTGGTGGGCAGCAATATCTTCAATATCGTCACGGTGCTTGGCATTTCCTCGATCGTGGCTCCGGCCGGGATTGCCGTGGCTAGGCAGGCGATCGAGTTCGACATGCTCTTCATGATCGCGATCGCGCTTGCAGCGCTGCCGGTGTTTTTCCATGGCTACCGGATCGGCAGGATGAGCGGGTTTTTCTTCCTGGCATTTTATGGGGCGTACCTCGCCTACCTGATCCTTGGGGCGACCGGCCATCCGGCCTTCCCGGGATTCAGGCACGCCATGCTTGTTTTCGTGGCTCCCGCAACGGGATTGGCTCTCGTGGTGATGCTGATCCGTGCCATCGGACAGCCGAAAAACCCCGCCTAG
- a CDS encoding 1-acyl-sn-glycerol-3-phosphate acyltransferase — MLEFSDAPYRFFEAKPSAPLIWLGRRLNRGLILPGANHRIREISVSGEMDELEESRRNGDRLLFVINHPSHSDPQVLTEVHRRLGVDSCFMAAYDVFLRNKFCAWSMQKMGNFSIDREGADRKAMAAAIKVLTDGERALNIFPEGNVYLTNDRLTPFLDGAAFIALKAQAATESAVKIVPLSLKFTHLTKPREAITERMLRLGAESGHRFPSGSTSDPLGAVLGLGRHILGGYLKKHGLHGKLPADDPSLYDLLENFAANLVAETENGLGIAVVEGAPLTARIAKARAKIHQLRSDPAAQPHPEIAGLADRAILALRIHGYLTPYLTEHPTIDRYAETVERIAEDFHSRTMPRTGPRRAMAMIGAPMDVREQLGAKSRDAIAALTKEMERRVQAGIDALNASNDAPGGRLVEG, encoded by the coding sequence ATGCTTGAGTTCTCGGATGCCCCCTACCGCTTCTTCGAGGCGAAGCCATCCGCTCCACTAATCTGGCTTGGAAGGCGGCTGAACCGGGGGCTGATCCTACCCGGTGCGAACCACCGGATCCGCGAGATCTCCGTCTCGGGTGAGATGGATGAGTTGGAGGAATCGAGGAGGAACGGCGACCGGCTGCTGTTCGTGATCAACCACCCCAGCCACAGCGATCCGCAGGTGCTCACCGAAGTCCACCGGCGGCTCGGTGTGGATTCCTGTTTCATGGCGGCCTATGACGTATTCCTCCGGAACAAATTCTGCGCATGGAGCATGCAGAAGATGGGGAACTTCTCCATCGACCGCGAAGGCGCCGACCGCAAGGCGATGGCCGCCGCGATCAAGGTGCTCACCGACGGGGAGCGGGCTCTGAACATTTTCCCGGAGGGCAACGTGTATCTGACCAACGACCGCCTCACGCCTTTCCTCGACGGAGCGGCGTTCATCGCGCTCAAGGCTCAGGCGGCCACCGAATCGGCGGTGAAAATCGTCCCGCTAAGCCTCAAGTTCACCCACCTCACCAAGCCGCGCGAAGCGATCACCGAACGCATGCTCCGCCTCGGCGCGGAGAGCGGCCACCGCTTTCCGTCCGGCTCCACTTCGGATCCGCTGGGCGCGGTGCTGGGTCTCGGGCGGCACATACTCGGCGGCTATCTGAAGAAACACGGTCTCCACGGAAAACTACCCGCAGATGACCCGTCGCTCTATGACCTGCTGGAAAACTTCGCCGCCAACCTCGTCGCGGAGACAGAGAACGGCTTGGGGATCGCCGTGGTGGAGGGCGCGCCGCTCACTGCCCGCATCGCCAAGGCCCGCGCTAAAATCCACCAGCTCCGCTCCGATCCCGCCGCGCAACCGCATCCCGAGATCGCCGGCCTCGCCGATCGCGCGATACTCGCCCTCCGCATCCACGGCTACCTCACCCCTTACCTGACGGAACACCCCACCATCGACCGCTACGCCGAGACCGTGGAGCGCATCGCCGAGGATTTCCACTCCCGCACCATGCCGCGCACCGGCCCCCGCCGGGCGATGGCAATGATCGGCGCGCCCATGGATGTCCGCGAGCAGCTCGGCGCGAAATCGCGCGATGCCATCGCCGCGCTCACCAAGGAAATGGAGCGCCGCGTGCAGGCGGGGATCGATGCGCTGAACGCTTCCAACGACGCGCCGGGCGGGAGGCTCGTGGAGGGGTGA
- a CDS encoding tryptophan-rich sensory protein produces MGNNLSKGKQALALAGFVIVTFIAPLAAVWAPPGAWHAALAKPDWNPPGWIFGPVWTALYLLMAVAAWLVWRREGWRLALSLYAVQLALNAAWSPVFFGAKEIGWALAVILLLWCAVLATALAFARVNRASAWMFAPYLAWVSFAAFLNFTLWRMNG; encoded by the coding sequence ATGGGAAACAATCTCTCGAAAGGGAAACAGGCGCTCGCGCTCGCGGGCTTCGTCATCGTCACGTTCATCGCCCCGCTCGCCGCCGTGTGGGCTCCGCCCGGGGCCTGGCATGCGGCCTTGGCCAAGCCGGACTGGAATCCGCCTGGATGGATCTTCGGTCCGGTGTGGACCGCGCTCTACCTGCTGATGGCCGTCGCGGCGTGGCTCGTCTGGCGGCGCGAAGGCTGGCGGCTGGCGCTTTCCCTCTATGCCGTGCAGCTCGCCCTCAACGCCGCTTGGTCTCCCGTCTTCTTCGGGGCGAAGGAGATCGGCTGGGCTCTTGCGGTCATCCTGCTGCTCTGGTGCGCCGTCCTCGCGACCGCCCTCGCCTTCGCGCGCGTGAACCGCGCGTCCGCATGGATGTTCGCCCCGTATCTCGCATGGGTGTCCTTCGCCGCTTTCCTGAACTTCACACTCTGGCGGATGAACGGTTGA